A region of the Candidatus Zixiibacteriota bacterium genome:
TTTTCTGGCATATCGTGATCCGCTAAAACAGTCGAGTAGGATATACATCTGGATGAACATATTTGGTGCAGGGATACTTGCAGCTTTCGCTATCTACCGTGCTGAGCCGATGTTCTTTGTGATCGAGTTTTTCTGGATGATAATCAGCATACTCTCGCTGATCAGAATTATGAGAAGGCGCAGTTAGATCTGCAGCAGTGGTGAATAGGTAAAGTCGGGCAGGAGTGCCCTCACTCCTGCCAATGTCACTGGAGCTATACGTCTTGGAAATACGTTCCTTAATGCCACCGGCAAGATAGCAGGTGATTCGAAAAGTCTTGGAGTTCGGATCGCCGCGTCAACGGGAAGTCTTCACATCCATCAGCCTCACTTCTGTCGAAGGACTATTTGCGATGATCATAAACTGCAGACTGACCTCTGCGCCATTCAGAGTCTGTCCCGGAACAAGCGGAACCATGTCCGCTTTGGTCCAGTAGCCGTCGCCATTTGCATCCCAGCGTCCCCACGGCTCACCAGCCTCAAGCGTCCAATCACCGTCGAGATCATCCCAACCGGTGATTACACCCTCGATCGGACCATCGAGGTCGTATGTCATCGTGAAGTCGCCGTTGGCGTTGGCATCAAAACCGATACCGTCCAACGGGACTATCAGAGTCGGATTGTGGCATGTGTCGACAAATACTATTGGATTGGTCAGCTGATGCCCCGGCCAGTCGACTGTTCCGGTTATCACTGTCGGTTCACCCGGTATGCACGGGGGCGGACCTCCCGCGAAAATGTAGTTAATCAAGTAAACAGCATCATCGATATCCACACTTTCGAGACAGTCGGGATTGCCATGCGGACTCGGCCCACCTGAGAATATGTAGTCGAGCAGATACACTACGTCGTCAATATCATGCGCACCACTGCAATCAGCATCATTGCAGGGGTCTTCATATACGGTTATGCAGATCGGATGATTCGCATCGCTGCCATATTTATCGAGGAAGTACGGACCATCGCATCCCAACTCATTCCATTCCCACGGCAGCATTGAATCGATACATATCTGTCCCTCACCCTCTCCGACATCGACAAAGACACTGAACATCCATGTTTCGTCAAACGGCCCGAAGCCGGTCAACCAGGAAGCGCCCATCAGCAAATAATCGGGAGAGACACCGTCCATTTGAGATGCGTCACAAATCAGTCCGCCCAGGTCGAACCAGTCTGTGGCTGGATTCTTCTCGAATCCAACATACGAATACGACGCGTCCCCGCTGAGAGTGAACTCGAATCCCTGGGACAATCCCATGAAGCCCCCCTCACAAGAGTTCTGCCAGTAGAACCTAATTTCGAAATTCGAAGACCCCGCTGGAATCGAATCGACTCCAACTCTTATGTAATCGTCGTATTGTGCCGAAGATGCGCCCGCGAGCAACATCAGCAAAAAAGCAATCGCGAGAAATGCTTTGCGCGTCATCACCGCCTCCCTATTTCTTGTTCCTCCCGGATATGTGTTCCCTGCGCCGAGGACCACGGAGTCACGCACCGACCGGACTAACGGCACCGCGCCCCAATATGAACGGTCAACCGGCTTCATTCGTTGATAATCTGAGATGTGATACTCCGATAAAGGATACAGAATCTAAAGGGGATTGTCAAGCCCATTTTGGGGCTTTCCTGAGGAACATTGACATGTGATGCCAGTACTATCTGTCAGGCAGTCGGTTGCATTCACGAGGCAGCCCGGCTGTCAGAATCTTGTTGTGTAATGGATCGATTGACTTATATTCTTTAACTTCGGATAGTGTAGCGACATTAGCAGGAGGAATCGCATTTGAACCAGCCGACAGGTGAAACCGTCAGTCGCGACAGGCTGAACATGATAATAGGCATAGTCACAGCGTTTGTAGCGTTCGGCGTATATCTCAAGACTGTTGCCCCATCCATTTCTTTCTGGGACTGTGGTGAGTTTGTCGCAACATCGATCTGCTTCGGAATCCCGCACCCACCCGGTTCAGCGGTATTCATCCTGTTCGGTCGAATCTTCTCGCTTATTCCGTTTGCCGACGACCTCGCATACAGGGTAAATCTGATTTCAGCGCTATCATCTGCTGGAGCGGTGCTTGTCGGATATCTTATCGTCACCAGGATCATTACTCGCTGGCAGAGACCGGGCGCAGATTTCTGGCAGAGATTAGCTGTCTACGGCGGCGGCATAATCGGCGCGCTCTGCATGGGATTCAATCGCACATTCTGGACCAATGCTGTCGAAGCTGAAGTCTATGGATTAACGACGCTTGTCTCGATGTTGATCATCTACCTGCTGGTTGTGTGGTCTGAGAAGCATGAATCCACCAGCTCGGACAAACTCCTCGTGCTCGCGAGCTACCTCGCTATCCTTGGTATCGGAATTCACATGAGTGCCTTTCTCGTGATGCCGGCGGGATTCATATTCATCGCGCTCGTCGATCGAAGACTCCGCGTAGACATCCGATACTGGATATCCGTGTTAGCCATCTCCTGCATCATGACGAGCCTGAACTGGTTCCTGATAGGCACAGGTTTGTGGCTGGTGATTTCAATCATAGCGTTCCTCAGCAAATATAGAAGCCGGCTCTGGGCACTATCGGCTGCACTCGCCTTTGCAGCGCTACTCGGATTCTCAGTGCAGACATATATCCCGGTACTCTCATCGCATGATCCCGGTCTCGACATGAACAATCCGGACAATTGGAAGCAATTCACCGGCTTTGTGGAGAGGGATCAGTATGGTCAGGAGAATATGTTCCTGCGCATGCTGCACCGCCGGGGCGAGCTATCGAACCAGTTCGGAGACTTCCCTCACATGGGATTCTGGGGGTACTTCAAGGAGCAGTATTCGCAGCCGGGAATCCTGTACACACTGCTGCTTCTAATCGGACTGTTCGGAATTTACTACGTGCTCAAGAAAGACATGCGAGTCGGGGTATTCATGCTCTTGCTTGTACTTGCGGGCACGGTCGGGTTGACTCTGTACATGAATTTTGCCGACGGCACGCAGATCCAGCCGGGCACGATGCTCGACCGGCTCGAAGTCCGGGATCGTGACTATTTCTGGACGCCCGGATTCGCGATGTTTGGACTCTGCATCGGTCTCGGATTCGCAGCCCTCTACACTGGTGTTCGAGACAAGCTCGCTTCGATGAAGATGGGTGACGGCGCGGTTCAGTCAGCGAGCAGTGTAATGTCAGTCCTTATTCTGCTGCCGGGGCTGGCCATCGCGCACAATTATCGAGCGTGCGACCGCACATACGACACTATGCCGTATGATTACGCTTACAATTCATTGAATTCCTGCGCGAAGAACTCAGTTCTCTTCACGGCAGGTGATAACGATACGTTCCCGCTCTGGGCGCTTCAGTATGGTCTCGGAATACGCCGCGATGTACACATTGTGAATCTATCGCTGCTTGATGTAGACTGGTACGCGCTGCAGATGAAAACCGACCTGGAAGCGCTCGATACTCTGATTACACTCGATACAGCGCAAATAGAGACTGTGGAGACGACTTATCGAGGCAATACATTCCCGCTTCCGAGAGAGTCATTCTACGATCCGATACGTAAAGAGACTCGAAAGCTGGTTCCATTTCAGGACGAAACAGGCAGAGTAATCCGTACGGCAATACAGCTAATCGAGCACATCATTCTGAACAATCAGTGGCGGCATGAGATCTATTTTGCGAATCTGCCACCTTCGGAAACAGCATTTAATCTCAGAGAGAAGTGCGAGAGAGTAGGACTCGTTTACAGGATCACCAAGGAATCCCTGAACGGTGCTGTCAACGTTGAAGAGACCGAAAGACTGATCAGAGAAGTCTATCAATTCAGGAATCTCGACAATCCGACATACTACAGGGATGAGACTGGAACGGGTATGGTTCTGTCGGCAGCCCAGAAATACCTCGACTGCTACAATGGACTTCTCGCTGAAGGAGACTCGACCCGGGCACTGGACATCTTTCTGAGGATGGAGAAGTCTTTCCCCGAGTTCTGGGAGCATGTGATGCTGAGGCCGACAGTCGACTCGCTCTTCGGGCTTGAAGGAAAGACCCCAGAAGAATACTATGACGATTATCTCGAGTTTGTGAATCAGCTCCTGAAATATGCGCCAAACAGCTATTTCTATTATCAATACAAAGGCATAATCTTGCAGGCAATGGAGCGCCACGAAGAGGCGATCCGAAATTTCGAGATCGCCTATGAAATCATGCCGGTTTCATCACTGACTTACCGTTCACTTATGTCGGCATATATATCGCAGGGCAGGTTCGCGGAGGCGGTGAAGATTTCCAGAGAGTTCTCGTTCCTCAATCCCCTTGACGAATCGGCGAAAAGAATTCTTAACGCCTACGGCAATATGCAATCGACAGGAGGGCCATAGGCTGTTCGCCGATTAACAGCGCAATTGCTCAATTGTCAGCCTGGAACGCATGGGGCGAAATGTACGACCCATTCACCCGGTACTTGCCTTCGCTCCGCGACATCATCTTCTCCATAATGAACTCGCGGCGTATCGTGCAGAAATCGGAATGAAAGCGCATTATAATCTCGTTGACTTCCTTCTCGTCGTACACGCGATTCAGTTCGAAATTCTTCAGCAGAACCTCCAGCACCGCAACGCGCTTCTTCCGTTGTGCCGGGATCGATTTCAATGTTCCATCGCTGTTGAAAAACTGCCCGACGAACCTATCGGGATATCTCTTTCTTTGATTCGAGTGTTTTTCCAGCCAATCCAGTAACTGCGTCCGACTGACACGCCAGTCTTTGCCAAGCTTGTACCCCGGAATTGTCCCTGCCTGCAACTTGCGCAGAATCACCTGCGGGTTCATTTTCAGGATATCCGCGACCTCTTTTGCGGTCAACAGATCAAAATCAGTCATTTCGTCACCCATATCACACCTCACAAAGGTATTCTATGCTATTATACAGTACTATTCGGCATTGTCAAGGATATATTTAGCAATTGTACGCTTTTGGACTATTTGAGGGTAAGTAGGTTTATCGACTGGACAAGTCGATAGGGATAATATATAATACTATGACAGGAGTAATTGAAATGAATTCCGATCATCTTGAAAAAGAGCTTGAGTGGTTTGAAGCTAATAAAGAAGAACTATTCAAGAAGTATAAAGGTAAATGGGCTGTCATTCATCATCAACAGCTTATAGGGATTTACGATTCCTTTACTGAGGGAGCCGTAAAAGGATCAGATAAGGCCAACTCAGACCGAATCCTTGTAAAGCACGTCGTTCAAGAAGATGATATTGAAGAGCCCTCAATAAATCTGACTCTGGGCTTATTCCATGAATCGCGCCCTTCGGAACCATTGTAAGAAACAGCTATCACCGAAAGAGCTTGCGGCATTAGGACCCACTCTCGAAGTCGAGATAACAATTGCCGCGGCACATCTCAAGTTTCACAGTGATCGTCTCAAATATAGGACGCTCGCGCTGATTGATACTGGTGCTGACGGTTGTTGTATTGATCCATGCGTTGCGTCTGTGTTGAACCTCATATCGCTCGGAAAGTTCCCGGCTGGCGGTACTGGGGGCGGATACATGGCTGATAAGTAC
Encoded here:
- a CDS encoding DUF2723 domain-containing protein, with protein sequence MNQPTGETVSRDRLNMIIGIVTAFVAFGVYLKTVAPSISFWDCGEFVATSICFGIPHPPGSAVFILFGRIFSLIPFADDLAYRVNLISALSSAGAVLVGYLIVTRIITRWQRPGADFWQRLAVYGGGIIGALCMGFNRTFWTNAVEAEVYGLTTLVSMLIIYLLVVWSEKHESTSSDKLLVLASYLAILGIGIHMSAFLVMPAGFIFIALVDRRLRVDIRYWISVLAISCIMTSLNWFLIGTGLWLVISIIAFLSKYRSRLWALSAALAFAALLGFSVQTYIPVLSSHDPGLDMNNPDNWKQFTGFVERDQYGQENMFLRMLHRRGELSNQFGDFPHMGFWGYFKEQYSQPGILYTLLLLIGLFGIYYVLKKDMRVGVFMLLLVLAGTVGLTLYMNFADGTQIQPGTMLDRLEVRDRDYFWTPGFAMFGLCIGLGFAALYTGVRDKLASMKMGDGAVQSASSVMSVLILLPGLAIAHNYRACDRTYDTMPYDYAYNSLNSCAKNSVLFTAGDNDTFPLWALQYGLGIRRDVHIVNLSLLDVDWYALQMKTDLEALDTLITLDTAQIETVETTYRGNTFPLPRESFYDPIRKETRKLVPFQDETGRVIRTAIQLIEHIILNNQWRHEIYFANLPPSETAFNLREKCERVGLVYRITKESLNGAVNVEETERLIREVYQFRNLDNPTYYRDETGTGMVLSAAQKYLDCYNGLLAEGDSTRALDIFLRMEKSFPEFWEHVMLRPTVDSLFGLEGKTPEEYYDDYLEFVNQLLKYAPNSYFYYQYKGIILQAMERHEEAIRNFEIAYEIMPVSSLTYRSLMSAYISQGRFAEAVKISREFSFLNPLDESAKRILNAYGNMQSTGGP
- a CDS encoding DUF2087 domain-containing protein, which encodes MNPQVILRKLQAGTIPGYKLGKDWRVSRTQLLDWLEKHSNQRKRYPDRFVGQFFNSDGTLKSIPAQRKKRVAVLEVLLKNFELNRVYDEKEVNEIIMRFHSDFCTIRREFIMEKMMSRSEGKYRVNGSYISPHAFQADN